From a region of the Mycoplasma miroungigenitalium genome:
- a CDS encoding ABC transporter ATP-binding protein, which translates to MNKKTMIKVKGLVKKFNKLTVVNNLSFEVKEGELFGFIGLNGAGKTTTLNIILGLLNKDSGDIYIDGDLLTNNIDKIRNKIGIVFQESVLDGELTVYENLVIRCSLYQDKLNDVKRTVDRIMSEFELNELKNRPYGKLSGGQKRRVDIARALVHNPRILFLDEPTTGLDPSSRKMVWEILKKLRKDHNLTILLTTHYMEEANDCDNMIIIKKGVKLVEGTPFELKSNYSTTILKIHEFDETSDFKTIMNKVGAIRQDNFWFIKFVNFIDLKQFIDKYSTNLKDYEILKGSMDEVFLNVTKEKE; encoded by the coding sequence ATGAACAAAAAAACTATGATAAAAGTAAAAGGTTTAGTTAAGAAATTTAACAAACTAACAGTTGTAAACAATCTTTCGTTTGAGGTAAAAGAAGGAGAGTTATTTGGTTTTATAGGACTTAATGGTGCCGGTAAAACTACTACATTAAATATTATTCTAGGTCTTTTAAATAAAGACTCAGGAGATATCTATATTGATGGTGATTTGCTAACAAATAACATAGATAAAATAAGAAATAAAATAGGGATAGTTTTTCAAGAATCGGTTTTAGATGGCGAGTTAACAGTATATGAAAATCTAGTAATAAGATGTTCATTGTATCAAGATAAATTAAATGACGTAAAAAGAACTGTTGATAGAATCATGAGTGAATTTGAACTAAATGAATTGAAAAATAGACCATATGGTAAATTATCGGGCGGGCAAAAAAGAAGAGTGGATATAGCTAGAGCGCTTGTTCACAATCCACGTATTTTGTTTCTTGATGAACCAACCACTGGACTTGATCCTTCATCACGAAAAATGGTTTGAGAGATATTGAAAAAACTTAGAAAAGATCATAATCTTACAATTTTGTTAACTACTCACTATATGGAGGAGGCAAACGACTGCGATAACATGATCATAATAAAGAAAGGTGTTAAATTGGTAGAGGGCACACCTTTTGAACTTAAATCTAATTATTCAACAACAATCTTAAAAATACATGAATTTGACGAAACATCAGATTTTAAAACAATAATGAATAAAGTTGGGGCTATCAGACAGGATAATTTTTGATTTATTAAATTCGTAAATTTCATTGATTTAAAACAATTCATTGATAAATACTCCACTAATCTTAAAGATTATGAAATTCTAAAAGGAAGTATGGATGAAGTATTCTTAAACGTGACTAAGGAGAAAGAATAA